The stretch of DNA GGCCAGCGTTCTGGTTCAGAAATAGTTTTTCCCCTGCAAATAATTCTGTACGTAATCGGTAATGCCTTCTTCGAGCGTATGAAACGGGCGGTCGTAACCGATTGACCGGAGTTTTGCCATATTCGCCTGCGTAAAGTATTGGTACTTATCGCGGATGTCGGCGGGCGTGTCGATGTAAGAAATAGTGGGTTCGAGACCGAGGGCGCGGAACGTATTTTCGGCCAGGTCGCGGAAGGTGCGGGCTTTGCCACTGCCGAGATTATAAATACCGGAGTTGCGCCGGTGATGCATCAGAAACGAGCAGACTTCTACGACATCTTTCACATAGACAAAATCGCGCATTTGTTCGCCATCTGCATAGTCGGGATTGTGCGACCGGAATAATTTCATTTCGCCTGACTGGCAAATTTGCCGGTGTGCATGGAAGATTACCGATGCCATTCGCCCCTTGTGGTACTCGTTGGGGCCATACACGTTAAAGAATTTCAATCCAGCCCAGAAAAACGGTTTACGTTCCTGTTCTAAGGCCCAACTATCAAATTCATTTTTAGAATCGCCGTAGGGGTTGAGCGGTTTAAGCTGCGGAATCAGCGACTCGTTATCGTCGTAGCCGAGTTCGCCTAAGCCATACGTAGCTGCTGAGGAAGCATACACTAACGGAATCTGGTAATCGATACAGCGTTCCCAAATCTGTTTGGAGTAGTCGACATTTAACTGGTCGAAAATTTCGCGGTCGAACTCGGTCGTATCGGTACGGGCACCAATGTGAAAAATGAATTCAACTTCCTGGTAATTGGCATCGAGCCAGCGAAAAAAATCAGTTCGATCTACTCGTTCCTGAATGCGTTTATGAGCCAGATTGGCTTCTTTTTCGGGGTGCGAAAAATCATCGACAGCGATGATGAAATTGAAATTTTCCTGATTAAGTTTACTAATCAAACAGCTTCCAATAAAGCCGGCGGCCCCCGTAACGATAATCATAAAATGGTGGTCGTAAACGTGTTTGTAGATAAAGAGAGATTGATATCCGGTATAAAGGCGCAAAAGGGTGCGTAAAGGTACGTTTTTTCCAAGAAAGAATAGAATAGCGTTTATAGGGATTAAATTGTATTATTTTTAGATACGGTACGTAAACTGGCACATGTACTGGTCATAAAACAACGCAATCGTTTTTTTGCCCTTGTAGAGTGTGTACTTTTGCAGTTTCATTGTTCATCGGCGTTTCTGGCAACCGCCCTATCTAAACCAGACAAATGGTATACATTAATCGAATCGAACATTTCAATGCGGCTCACCGGCTCTATAACCCAGCCTGGTCGGACGAGCGCAACCGCGAGGTCTTCGGCCCCTGCGCCAATATGAACTGGCACGGCCATAATTTTGAATTAATAGTCACGGTTAAAGGCCAGCCCAATCCTGATACGGGCTTCGTGATTGACCTTAAGGTGCTGGGCGACATTATCAGGCGCGAAGTAATCGAAAAAGTCGATCACAAAAACCTGAACCTCGACGTCGATTTCATGCAGGGGAAAATGGCGAGCTGCGAAATCTTTGTAATGGAAATCTGGAAAATTCTCGACCGCGCCCTGGCTGAAGTATCAGAAGCACATGGCCCGACGGTCGGGCTGCATCAACTGCGTCTGTACGAAACGCCCAAAAATTTCGTAGATTATTTCGGAGAGTAAACAAAAATGGCAGCCGCCAAAAGCTGCTGCCATTCTGAAAACCCACTCTATGAGAAATAAATGAGCGTTTACCGGCCACCCAGCGGAAATACGTAGCCAAGTGTAGCCTGAACGGGGATGACCCGGCTGTCGGTGCTAAAGCCACCATCACTATTACCCAGCGGATACAGACCCCGCACCTCAACGGTGAGGTGGCCCGGCCCCGTTTTTAAGGCAGTTCCAACACCAAGCGCAGCACCGAAGCTGAATCGGCCTTCCCGCCCATCGAGCGATTGATTTTTACCGTCGACACTTGTATTGAGCAGATAGCTGGCGTAGGGACCCACGTTCACAAAAAAGCGGGTACTGTTTGCCGTACCCGACGCTATTTTGAGCAGAAGCGGAATTTCAACTACGTCGGCGGCATTTTTGGTCGTGATAACCTGTCCGGTGAAGATGTCGGGAATTTTTACCGTAGCAGCATAGCGGGTATAGTTAATTTCGGGCTGGAACGAAAACGTACCGGCTCCAAAATTCAGTACCAGTCCACCTACGAAGCCCACGCCCGGCTCAATGCCTGTAACGGTTTCGGTGAAAATTTGATAGGTGACACCCCCCCGAACGCCAATCCGAACACCCGACGCGCTGCCATCCGACGAGCGGGGTGCTGCCTGTGGTTGCCGACTTGCCATGTCTTCGACAGGCTGTGGTTTAGGCGGCTCAGCAGGCCGACTCGGCTGGCGCGTGGGTTGCTGAACAGGCGTGGCAGGAGCCGCCGGTTTTTTTGTGATGCCGTGGTATTGGTCGTATAATTCCTGCTGACGATTGGTTGAGGTTGGCTGGGTTGTTGATGAAGGCGGTGTAACGGGGCGGGTTTGGGCAAGTGAAAAACTGGTTGTTAAAGAGATTAGTGTCGCGAGAAAATAGGGTGTTTTCATCGGAAGGTCTGTAAAAAAACGTTTTTGTAATAATTAGTCGGTAAGGTACAAAATCCCGTAACATCAATGAGGGAGCGGTAAAGTCAGTTGAGTATACGGCTCATTTATTTTGCCAGAGCGGTCTTCACGGCACCATACGCGTTCAACAGCCCGCCCGAACGGCTCAGGCTTTTAAACGGTATCTTTTCGTCGGACCGACCAGGTTTGCGTACCAGTACGTCGGGTTTATAACTGCTTTTTAGCAGAATTTCTTTTACCTGAATGGCTGTTAAATTCGGAAAATACGACCGTAACAAAGCGGCTACGCCGGCTACGCAGGGCGCGGCCATGCTGGTTCCCGAAAAAATAGCGTAGCCGTTGTTCGGCGTGGTCGACACAATTCCCGAACCTGGGGCAAACAAATCGACCGTCTGCGGCCCGTAATTCGAAGAGCGACTGGCTAAATTTTCGCCAACGCGCCCGCTGCTATTGCCCACTACGAGCACATTTTGCGCTACTTGCCCGTTTTCATAGCGGGCCGACGGGTAGGAGGGCAGCGAGTCGTAGTTTTCGCCGTTGTTGCCAGCCGCGTGAACAATCAGCACGTCGCGCTCTTCGGCAAAGCGAATGGCTGCGTCGATTTGTTCTTTAAACGGCGACAACCGCTTGCCAAAGCTCATATTTATCACTTTTGCGCCATTTTCAACCGCATAGCGAATGCCGTTGGCAACGTCTTTATCGCGTTCGTCGCCGTTGGCGGGCACAACCGACACAGGCATAATACGCACATTGTCGGCCACGCCATCGATGCCACGACCGTTGCCGCGTTTGGCTCCGATAATGCCCGCTACATGACTGCCATGAACAGCCAATTGCTCCGACGTGCCGATGCGCATAGTTGGGCTACCGTAGTAGCGTTCGGTGGGGTCGGCTGGGTCATCGCCCACGGCCCGGCGGGCGTTGTAGCTGGGGTTGTAGGCAATAACCGTATCGATGCGTTGCCGTTGCAGAAACAGGGTTTTAGCCCGCTGATAGGTGTCGTATTGCCGCTTCTCGGCTGGGCTTAGTGCAGCCGGGTTGGCTTTGTCGAATTTATTGCGAAACAGCAGGTAGGTCTGCGTAATTTCGGGCTGGTCGTATTCGTAGGTGGTTCCGTCTTTCGCGCCCATAAAATTCCAGCCGTTATAATCGTCGGCGTAGCCATTTCTATCGTCGTCGATGTTGTTATCGGGTGTCTCATTGGGGTTTGCCCAGATCACGTCTTTCAGGTCTTCGTGGGCAATGTCTACGCCTGAATCGAGTACGGCTACCGTTACTGGCACCGAAGGCAGCCCTTTCAATAGTTCATAAGCCCGGTAGAGACTAATGCCTGCAATGGAATCGGTTTCGGGGTCTAAGTGAGGCCAGTTGAGCGGGAGCTGGCGGGCAGGTCGGGCGCGGGCAAACGGTGTTTTACTGGCGAGAAGGTCTGTTCGCTCAAGGCAATCGTCGTTGATGGGCTGGAGCGAAAACTGTTCAGCACTGTTCAGATAAGCCAGCCGGTAACGGCCCATTACGCCCGTACCGCAGGGGCTGCTGCCAACGAGCTTACGCACATAAAGCGTATCGCTTTGCTGGCGGTATTCCATTGCTTCCACCAGCGCGTTGCCGGCCTGAGTTGTAATCAACAGCGTGTCGCGACCAAAGGTAATAAACACCGGCACGTCGCTCGGCGAAAGAACGGTGCCCCGCCAGCGAGAGTTGCGGATGGGCAGTTGCGCTTCAGTCAGTAGGGGCAGCAGGAGACAGGCAGCGACGATGAGTCGTAAAAAGGAGCGTGGATTCATGCAGTTTCTGATTACTTTCGTTTTATCACATCCTAAACGTCGTGGATAACCAATTTGCTTTCCTGTTCTGTCTTTTTATTGTCGGGTTTGTGTACGCGTCGGTAGGCCACGGCGGAGCCAGTGGTTATTTAGCCATGATGGCTTTGTTTGGCGTAGCTCCAGTGCTGATGAAACCATCGGCTCTGTTGCTCAACCTGTTCGTATCGACGGTATCGTTCGCGCAGTTTTACCGGGCGGGGCATTTTCGGTGGGCTACCTTCTGGCCGTTTGCTGTGTTGAGCGTGCCGCTGGCATTTGTCGGTGCCAGAATTCCGCTGAGCGACACGGTTTATCGGCAACTACTGGCTGTGTGTCTGCTGCTGGTGGTGGTACGGCTGCTCTGGACAGTGCGCGGCAACGAAGAAAGCGTTCGGCCCGTTCCTGTTGGCGTGGGCTTGTTAACGGGTGGCGTCATTGGTATCCTGTCGGGTATGATTGGCATTGGCGGGGGTATCATTCTCAGCCCAATCATGCTGATATTCCGGTGGGCACGGCTGAAAGAAGTAGCGGCTACGTCGGCCCTGTTTATTTTCGTAAACTCGCTGTCGGGTTTGTTTGGGCTACTCAGCAAAGGCTACTCGCCCGACCCAGCCTTGTACGGCTGGATTGGCGCGGCTTTCGCGGGCGGGCTGCTGGGCGGGTATTTCGGTAGCCACCGGTTCAATGTGCCCACGCTGCGGTATTTGCTGGCATTGGGCGTGAGCGTAGCCTGCATAAAGTTGATTTTTACATAAACAAACCACTAACCTCAACCCGTAAACCCGTTAGCACAAAGGACTCTACAGCACCGGTTTCAGCGGCAAACGACATGAGTTCGTAGCCTGTTTCCTGCCGCTGATACACCTCAATGCTGCGATTGTTGATATCGACAATCCAGTATTCGGCCACATTCATACGTTCATATAGCCGAAATTTTTTGCCCCGGTCGGTTTTTATCGAACTGGGCGAGATGATTTCCACGAGCAGGTCAGGTACGCCGAAAACACCATCTTCCCGGATAATTTCCTGTCTGGCCGACGAGACGAAAATTAAATCAGGCTGAACATCATCAAAATCATTCAGCACAACGCCGAAGGGCGCGAACAGGACGCGCCCAAGCTGGTTTGCTTTGACATGATTGCCAATGAGCATAGTTAATTCAAAAAGGGCACTCTGATGGGACGCAGTTGGATAGTTACGGGGCACGATTTCTCCGTCGATAAGTTCAAAAATAAACTCGCTGAGTTCCTGCTCCTCAAACTCCATCTCTCTGAACTCCTGGTACGTAATCGGCTTCGTGAGCGTTTGCATACGCGTCGGCGGCTTAGTTGGCATAAAAGTAAGTATTTATACGAACATTTCCTTGTGGAAAACAACGCCTGTACCGCGCAGGGTCACTTTGCCCGTGGCCGGGTCTATGACCGAGCAGGTAATCTCGGCGGTATGCCGGTGGGTGTCGATGCTACGGCACTCGAACCGGGCTTCGTAGTCGGTATCGGGGTACATGGGCCGCACAAACTCCAGCATCTGCGACAGATGTACACCGCCCGACCCGCCGAAATCTCGACCAAAAACCCGCGCAAACACGCTCGCGCTCAACATGCCGTGCATGATTGGCTTTTTGAAGGGTGTTGTGGCTGCAAACTCCGGGTCGAGGTGCAGCGGATTATCGTCGCCGGTCAGTTCGGCAAACGTCCGAACGTCGTCCTGCGAAAAACGATAGGAATAGCTGTGTGTATCGCCAACTTTCATGGTTGAAGGGTTGAATGATTGAGTGGTTGAATGATTGAGTGATTGAGTGATTGAATGGTAGAGTGATTGAATGATTGAATGATTGAATGATTGAATGTAATCCTTGCACTCCATTCAATCATTCAATCATTCAATCATTCAATCACTCAATCACTCTACCAAACCACTAACGCTGAAGCCCAGGTAAAGCCGCTGCCAAACGCCGACAGGCAGATTACTTGTCCGCTATGAAGCCGACCCGATTTCCAGAGTTCGCTGAGGGCGATGGGGACCGAAGCCGCCGTGGTGTTGCCGTACTGCTGAATATTGATCCAAAGCTTTTCGGTGGGCAGGTTCATTGTTCGTTGTACGTACTCCAATATACGCAGATTAGCCTG from Spirosoma montaniterrae encodes:
- a CDS encoding sulfite exporter TauE/SafE family protein; the protein is MDNQFAFLFCLFIVGFVYASVGHGGASGYLAMMALFGVAPVLMKPSALLLNLFVSTVSFAQFYRAGHFRWATFWPFAVLSVPLAFVGARIPLSDTVYRQLLAVCLLLVVVRLLWTVRGNEESVRPVPVGVGLLTGGVIGILSGMIGIGGGIILSPIMLIFRWARLKEVAATSALFIFVNSLSGLFGLLSKGYSPDPALYGWIGAAFAGGLLGGYFGSHRFNVPTLRYLLALGVSVACIKLIFT
- a CDS encoding 6-pyruvoyl trahydropterin synthase family protein, giving the protein MVYINRIEHFNAAHRLYNPAWSDERNREVFGPCANMNWHGHNFELIVTVKGQPNPDTGFVIDLKVLGDIIRREVIEKVDHKNLNLDVDFMQGKMASCEIFVMEIWKILDRALAEVSEAHGPTVGLHQLRLYETPKNFVDYFGE
- the rfaD gene encoding ADP-glyceromanno-heptose 6-epimerase, which encodes MIIVTGAAGFIGSCLISKLNQENFNFIIAVDDFSHPEKEANLAHKRIQERVDRTDFFRWLDANYQEVEFIFHIGARTDTTEFDREIFDQLNVDYSKQIWERCIDYQIPLVYASSAATYGLGELGYDDNESLIPQLKPLNPYGDSKNEFDSWALEQERKPFFWAGLKFFNVYGPNEYHKGRMASVIFHAHRQICQSGEMKLFRSHNPDYADGEQMRDFVYVKDVVEVCSFLMHHRRNSGIYNLGSGKARTFRDLAENTFRALGLEPTISYIDTPADIRDKYQYFTQANMAKLRSIGYDRPFHTLEEGITDYVQNYLQGKNYF
- a CDS encoding MaoC family dehydratase translates to MKVGDTHSYSYRFSQDDVRTFAELTGDDNPLHLDPEFAATTPFKKPIMHGMLSASVFARVFGRDFGGSGGVHLSQMLEFVRPMYPDTDYEARFECRSIDTHRHTAEITCSVIDPATGKVTLRGTGVVFHKEMFV
- a CDS encoding porin family protein, translating into MKTPYFLATLISLTTSFSLAQTRPVTPPSSTTQPTSTNRQQELYDQYHGITKKPAAPATPVQQPTRQPSRPAEPPKPQPVEDMASRQPQAAPRSSDGSASGVRIGVRGGVTYQIFTETVTGIEPGVGFVGGLVLNFGAGTFSFQPEINYTRYAATVKIPDIFTGQVITTKNAADVVEIPLLLKIASGTANSTRFFVNVGPYASYLLNTSVDGKNQSLDGREGRFSFGAALGVGTALKTGPGHLTVEVRGLYPLGNSDGGFSTDSRVIPVQATLGYVFPLGGR
- a CDS encoding Uma2 family endonuclease — its product is MQTLTKPITYQEFREMEFEEQELSEFIFELIDGEIVPRNYPTASHQSALFELTMLIGNHVKANQLGRVLFAPFGVVLNDFDDVQPDLIFVSSARQEIIREDGVFGVPDLLVEIISPSSIKTDRGKKFRLYERMNVAEYWIVDINNRSIEVYQRQETGYELMSFAAETGAVESFVLTGLRVEVSGLFM
- a CDS encoding S8 family peptidase, with product MNPRSFLRLIVAACLLLPLLTEAQLPIRNSRWRGTVLSPSDVPVFITFGRDTLLITTQAGNALVEAMEYRQQSDTLYVRKLVGSSPCGTGVMGRYRLAYLNSAEQFSLQPINDDCLERTDLLASKTPFARARPARQLPLNWPHLDPETDSIAGISLYRAYELLKGLPSVPVTVAVLDSGVDIAHEDLKDVIWANPNETPDNNIDDDRNGYADDYNGWNFMGAKDGTTYEYDQPEITQTYLLFRNKFDKANPAALSPAEKRQYDTYQRAKTLFLQRQRIDTVIAYNPSYNARRAVGDDPADPTERYYGSPTMRIGTSEQLAVHGSHVAGIIGAKRGNGRGIDGVADNVRIMPVSVVPANGDERDKDVANGIRYAVENGAKVINMSFGKRLSPFKEQIDAAIRFAEERDVLIVHAAGNNGENYDSLPSYPSARYENGQVAQNVLVVGNSSGRVGENLASRSSNYGPQTVDLFAPGSGIVSTTPNNGYAIFSGTSMAAPCVAGVAALLRSYFPNLTAIQVKEILLKSSYKPDVLVRKPGRSDEKIPFKSLSRSGGLLNAYGAVKTALAK